A genome region from Magnolia sinica isolate HGM2019 chromosome 8, MsV1, whole genome shotgun sequence includes the following:
- the LOC131252558 gene encoding uncharacterized protein LOC131252558, whose product MNRSFRAAESKMQAPVQQQRQGRSLGAVMKDKEEDLALFLEMRKREKERNSLLLLHTSEDFDPPLGSKPGGSPIFKIVSSTPRKTASDDFLNSDGEKNDYDWLLTPPGTPLFPSLEVESNKSTLGQIVTPKARPTALKSRLANPQMEPSSRGNLVSRQPTSSSSLTSSNLGTRRPSSSGGPGSVASRPATPTGRPTLLATNRPSRPSTPTSRATVPSRATIPSSKPIAPSARSSTPTARPSLTASKSSSSTPTAWPSLTASKSSSRSATPTRRPSTPSSAPSSSIPPVRSSSVTKSAPSASKNPVPSRGTSPTVKSRPWKPSEMPGFSLDAPPNLRTSMPERPVSASRGRPGAPSSRSSSVEAVSNGRPRRQSCSPLRGRTPNGSIHSSGSSVPVTNRSYSNGTSDSVSPVVIGNKMVERVINMRRLAPPKQDDHPRSFHNNSAGKSLSSPDSSGFGRNLSKKSLDMALRHMDIRRSNPGSLRPLMTNIPASSMYSVRSGPTKSRTASILDSPLATSSNASSEQSVSNNIHCLEGSEIDDDVGSERGGRSSPASQRGR is encoded by the exons ATGAATCGGAGTTTCAGGGCTGCAGAGTCGAAAATGCAAGCGCCCGTACAGCAGCAGAGGCAAGGGAGGAGCCTTGGAGCTGTGATGAAGGACAAGGAAGAGGATCTTGCGTTGTTTCTCGAGATGCGGAAGCGCGAGAAGGAGCGGAATAGCTTGCTTCTCCTCCACACCTCTGAAGATTTCGATCCTCCTTTAG GGTCGAAACCAGGGGGTTCTCCCATATTCAAGATAGTGTCATCAACACCACGTAAAACTGCTTCTGATGACTTCCTAAACTCCGACGGCGAGAAAAATGATTATGATTG GCTTCTTACGCCACCTGGTACTCCGCTTTTTCCTTCTCTGGAAGTGGAGTCAAACAAATCCACCCTGGGTCAGATTGTAACCCCCAAAGCTCGTCCAACTGCACTGAAGTCTAGG TTGGCAAATCCTCAAATGGAGCCTTCATCAAGAGGAAACTTAGTATCTAGACAGCCAACATCATCATCTTCCTTGACATCTTCCAATTTGGGTACACGTCGGCCTTCGTCATCTGGAGGCCCGGGTTCAGTTGCATCACGACCTGCGACACCAACTGGACGCCCCACATTACTTGCCACAAATAGACCCTCCAGACCCTCCACACCTACATCAAGAGCCACTGTACCTTCTAGGGCCACCATACCTTCATCAAAGCCTATAGCTCCTTCAGCAAGATCATCTACACCGACAGCCCGGCCCTCTTTAACTGCATCCAAGTCTTCATCATCTACACCGACAGCCTGGCCCTCTTTAACTGCATCCAAGTCTTCATCAAGGTCTGCCACACCTACTAGACGCCCATCAACCCCATCTAGTGCACCCAGCAGTTCCATCCCACCTGTCAGGTCATCTTCAGTTACCAAATCAGCCCCTTCCGCTTCGAAAAACCCTGTGCCATCTCGTGGCACTTCTCCAACCGTGAAGTCAAGACCATGGAAGCCTTCAGAGATGCCTGGTTTCTCACTTGATGCTCCCCCAAATTTAAGGACATCAATGCCTGAAAGGCCGGTGTCAGCTTCAAGGGGCAGACCTGGGGCACCGAGTTCGAGATCATCTTCTGTTGAGGCTGTTTCTAATGGTAGACCAAGAAGGCAGTCATGCTCACCACTAAGAGGAAGGACTCCAAATGGTAGCATCCACAGCAGTGGAAGCTCTGTCCCAGTGACAAACCGATCATATTCGAATGGTACTAGTGACAGCGTGAGCCCTGTTGTAATTGGAAACAAGATGGTTGAAAGGGTGATAAACATGAGAAGATTGGCACCTCCAAAACAAGATGACCACCCACGATCTTTCCATAATAATTCGGCAGGGAAATCATTGTCTTCACCCGATAGTTCAGGCTTTGGAAGAAATCTGTCGAAGAAATCCTTAGATATGGCTCTGAGGCATATG GATATTAGACGGAGTAATCCTGGTAGTTTACGCCCATTGATGACGAACATTCCAGCTTCCTCCATGTACAGTGTGAGATCGGGACCGACCAAAAGCAGGACAGCCAGTATTTTGGACTCTCCTCTTGCCACGAGCAGCAACGCCAGCTCTGAGCAGAGTGTCAGTAACAATATACACTGTTTGGAAGGTAGTGAAATCGACGACGATGTTGGTAGTGAGAGAGGAGGTCGATCCTCCCCTGCCAGCCAGCGAGGCAGGTGA